The Syngnathus scovelli strain Florida chromosome 18, RoL_Ssco_1.2, whole genome shotgun sequence genomic interval atattttttgcttttatgcaactacgaaCTGTAtagagcaacatttttttttacatctcccGCTCTCAAGGCAAGTGTCCTTGGTCACCATGGTTACGCAAACAATACACATCCATCTGTCACTTCACTTCTCATCGTCCAATAAAAGCCTCATTAAGCATCTGTTACCAAGCAACCAGCAGATGTGAAGCCAAGTGACAGCTATGATGTGTAAGCTCATTAAACAAATCCCTCATTTGCGACCTGTTAGAAGTGTGTGATGGGCTACTTTACGGATTTTAACATGCATAATGGACGTTTACGTGAGCTCAAGGTTGTTAAGAATAATGAGAAATATGCCATGAGCTTTCTCATGCATGATCCTTTTGAAGAGctgatgtgcgtgcgtgtttttgCTGAGAGGACAAATATTGGCCTTCGTTGGTGTGTGACAGGCGTCCTTGAAGAAGAAAACGGTTTTTTTTTAGGCTGATATTGCTGTATAatataagaaaaacaaaaacatccatcTGGTAGAGCCAATCAGTTTGATTTGATGATGGAGGTGGAAAATCAAGTTAGTCAAGAGGAAGAGAGTCCTTCATTTGTCCCTCAGTGGGGACATGCAACATAAGAATATTTGTTGTATTCCTAGTCTTGTTTGATGAtattttagtaaaataaaaatgacagcacAGATGATACTGCACGTTCACCGAAATCATCTCAGGCCGGTTGTGAATGTTTTCCCACTGAACAGTTAAATGGATGTACAGTGTTCATAACAAGCAAGCTGAGCAAGAACTGGACAGCTCTCTGAATTATTGAGAGGGGAGTGCAGCAACAAGACTGCAGATGAGAAAACAAGGTCAAACTGTACGGTTTACTGAGTTGAAGTTTGATTTTTTGGGACTGGCGTAATCCTTTGCAGGGGAATTTCACAGGCGAGTTtcggctgggggggggggatctgagAGAGGGAGGGCTGCGCCGATGCAGCGGTGGTCACAGCCGAATTCACTCAAGATTCAGATGAACTGCAGAGTGTAGataatttttaaaaaggcatgaaaattatttttaatggcaGTTATAGAGCGTTTATCATGGAACAATAGTCTCATTTTCACAACTTATGAAACACCCCAGAGACCGCAAACTCATCCTCAGTCATACGCATTTATTTTACGACATAGCGAGCGGGAAGAATGGAAAAAATGTCTCCTTGGACCAATGAGGTGTTGCCGGATaaacaaaaagtctttttgaaCCGTATTTGATGGCATGTCTTGTCATCTCAAGACGTGACGCAGATCTTCCCTCTCCGGGGGGAGTCACCCATGCCGTTGACCTCTTGTTGGCgaaattgtgtttattattgtttatttatcatgtgGAAGCCATCAATGAATGATGACTGTTGTAATATTCGGTCTAGCCGCCGCTTCATTCCGTCTTTTAAATCCACTACCAGAAATTTGACCTGCTTATATTTCCGTTTGTCTCTCCCTACTGTATTCCAGTTGTTGGGAAGGATGTTTGGCTTTATCTAATGTTTGGGCTAAAGGTCCTGTGGAGATGTGTTGTGTATACACACAGATAATGCTGTTTGCGTTGAGCACTGGTCTGCATCCTGCCCGGAGGACTTCGCCAGAGAAACACAATGGACCCCCGTGAATATTCCACAGGGGTCCCACGCTGTTtactagccccgccccctgacCAATCGGGAGCTTGGTCCATTTGCTATGTCACGTGTTAATGAGACTAAATATTATTTAGGATGATGGAAAATCAAGCATCCCATTTTTGCCCTTTGAACTTTATGCTTCGGTTCGTCACTTTTTCCAAAACGTCATCAGTCTGTCCTTTCCACCCATGGGGTGAGTTCATCGTTAATGCGTTTGATCAAAATTGTGACGGTGACGGAATCGTACTAGATAGAGGTCACGATTTTTAATCAATGGAAGTTTGGTGAGCGGGAATCTACTTAATTTAACCTGCATGGGAGTTTTAGAAAAGGATTTTGTAACCTAGCAACAGTAAGAGTAAAGGAAATGAGGTCGCGAGCACATCTGGTGCCTTCATGCCAACTGTCCCAAATATGGCGgacatctggaaaaaaaaaatcactggtgCAAAATTTGTTGGGGGATGCTtctgacacttttttttgggcAATATTTTTGTGTGACCAACCTCCTGAAAATACAAAAGCATTTTTAGCAATGCAGATCCCCAAACTGCTCATCTTTTCAGTCAAGTGGAACTAAACCGTCCGACACAAACAATTTGCACACATTTCATTTGGCTCTGCAGACGCCCGAATGACAATCCAACACGTTCCCTGCTAACAGATTAGCATTATTAACCGTTCTGGCCGCAGTTTGACCCCATGAGAGACAAAAGTGAAGAAGTTCAGCGCTCATGACCTTCTAATCGACACGCGCAATAGCATAAATTTATATAAGAGAGCGTACAGTtgtcaggcaaaaaaaaaaaaaagcttatataAGAGGTGAGCCATTTTATCAATGTGTTTGTGAGGATTACTTATTGATTGACGCATTGGATGGATGCATCACGGAGGCTAATTATAATTGACGTGGCAATTATAACGATCTGATCACAAGTAGCAAACTTGTGCTCAATTTCCCCTTACATAATTGATCAACGTATCTTCAGACGTTGTCCTGCTTCTCTTCTTGGctttctatttttaaaatatgcacTGTGATGTTGGCTTTGTTTTATCTTGGCGATATTAATGAGGAAAACTTGACATAAGTTACATAACAAGCTtgggttgaagaaaaaaaaaacgtataagGGGCTGCATCAAGAAATTCCATCAGATCGCTGACCTTGAGCAGACCTAATGTACTggttgcgtgtgtttgtgtgacttgTGCGAATTAAAGGCCCGCCACTTGTCACCGCACTCTTTAAATCCAAGCTCAGGCAGGAAGAAAGATGTTAAAAGTCACGGTGCTATCAGTTGTTGGTATTCACTACGGGCAGCCCGCAAAACCACTGCAATTACTCTTTGGTCTGGAATTGAAATGTCACATAAATCACCAGAAAGTTGCAAAAACTTTCTGGTAGAATTCTATATATGGTCCAAAGTTGCAACTTCatgaagaaggggaaaaaatattatttattttattttattttattttattttattttattttattttattttattttttattcacattgGGCCATTATAAATGATCCTGTAGTAACATAACAAGCCACGGACTCATTTTAGGCGGCCATGTTGTGGCAGAGTCTATAAAAGCTAATTATTTACCTTGCCTTTTCCTCGGGCGGGTCAACCCACACTTGACCCGAGTCGCTCTCTGAAACGACACCGTTTTGTTGCACAATTAAAAGCACATCGAGACACAAAGGCAGGAACTTAACTAAACGTAATGTCTTACTCACCCGTTTACAAAACATTTGCTGGGAAACAGGACGGCGCTTGAAAGAAAGTCGTTTACGGTTATAGATATGCCTGCCTctgatttgagattttttttagttttcacCCTCAGGACACACGTTTTTATTAAAAACATCAATCATTACAGCGCAGAGATAAATGAAGAAATAGAAAGGGTTATAAATGCAAATTTTTACATGGATGCAGGTCAGCATATTGCCGTCTTAAATCATAAGACAGATACGATTCTGTTATCTTCAATACAGTTGGCTTGGCTTCGAGGTTTTAGCTAGGCTTTTTCAAATAGCTTATACCAAACACAAaatcgctcaaggaatgaaagcGAAGTGAGGCAGATCATGGAAATATTTTATAAACAAGCTCCTTGGATGTGACGAATGTGATTAGTGTGGAATttgctagattttttttttttgtctgtttttttgcTTCTGCTGTGATTTAAACTTCTGTAATATAggatcacttttttttcttgccctttTATGGTGGCATATTCACTTTGTGgaattattgtttattttatatttcagcTTTATTGGACAAACAAGTCATAAAACAGACGTCACTTTTGCGTACGGGAGCGTAACCTTTAACACATTTCGTCTTTCATACGTTCGTTTCGTTTGAGTAGGCGGATTTAGAAGCGCATCTTTTTTGTCTGAATGTAAACCGTTTTATGGCTGCTCTGCAAACGCTCAAACCTCTTTCCAGCCAAAGAGTCACAAACAAAATCCTGTCGTTATTTTAAATCCCATCAGGCTTCTTTTTGGCCATCGCAGTTCCCATGTGAGGTCACAACCCAGTGACCCGCGGATAACAACGACCGGTGTCCGTTCGTGTTGGTTTCTGCTCAGATGGGAAAGTACGGTAATGAGACAGTTTATGCTCAGAGGTTATGCTCGCTTGCTCCTGCTGTTAAAGCATTGTGttgaagtgtgtgtatgtgtgtgtgtcaggatgTGGAATAATGAGTCCAAATCTACCTGCTGGGATCAGGTGACCTCTTGGACGGCAAGCCGACGTGTCTGACGGATTTTTTTGAGTAGTGGACATTTCATTAGGTAACgagcatatatacatataaattttttttttttagcttttttcacccactcatggaaAATATGGCGAGAACAGCGCCTGGCATTTCCAACACTtaataaatcaattttgaaaattaaatggAACAGGCACTGAATATGGAATGTGAATCATTTTGAAATGTCAAGAAGAGAAAATAATATGCGTCACCCTTTTCTGAAATTTTCTTGTCAATTTCTTCTGATAGTTCCTCCATCAGACTTAGCATGTTCTTCATGTTATGGTTGATCGACTGTATAATTTTTTCGCCTTCCTTCATGGATATATTTACATCAAACAACCGAGACTATCTTGGACCACCTGACCTCAAAAAGTGTCATTCGTTATGGTGCGGGTGGATTTTATGACAAAAAGCAGCCTCCAACCACTTTAATTAATTGTATCAGCCCGACTGGGAGATCTCCCACTGGGACGTATAGCTGCTGTTGAAGAAGCTTTCACAACAATAACAACCTTGGAGTGCCATtagatgacacaaaaaaaaaaagagatgatcTGCTTTATTAAACCGATAATTGCTCATTCCTCGATTATGTAAAGCACATCAATACAGATGCTCATTTGAATATGTTAAGATCTTTTTtagttattgatttatttagagGAATTCATTGCCAAGAGAATACATGAAAGCAAACTATTTTGCATTTTGCAAGATTTGAAACTCTCGCTTGGGAATATGTTCGGAATATTTTGTGCCAATAGTAGTTACCACTCAACTGATTACTCTAAGCAATCAAATCTAATTTTACATAGATGCAATATTGAGCTGTTTGTGGAAGACACTTAATGAGCAAGAAATTGATTAAATTATGAATGCATTCATGAACAATCAAACATAAAAGGCAGATTGAAGCAGAACATTATTGGATTAATAGACCGGATGTAAATCCGGCCATCTGGTTAACCTCACAATTCATCTCCACTAAATTCttgcaaaaagaaaatgtcCCTCCTCTCTTTCCTCCATTCATCTATCATCGTAAATATATTATCATTTGTGAGAAACTACATTTGGGACTCCTCACCTATTTTTCCTATCAATCCAAAACTGCATAATGGCTGCCATATTATATGATTGCGGCATGCATGAAAACAATGTGTAGTCTTTATCCATTAAGCTACAATAATATACATAATCCTTCTTTGTCCTCCATTTTTTTACGGTTGCATTATCGTGTGACAGTTTAGAGATTACATTATTGTATGTATGATGGACATTCTAATGCCATTTGCAGAACTTGACGACATCAGCAGTTTGTGTGCAATGCATGTATGCGTGTCAGCATAACTGCTGAGCTCTGTTtggcaacaaaaaataaataaataaattgtggtGTATGTATTAGGGGACATattgtgatgattttttttcttaatgttaTTCACACATTAGCTGAATTCCAGATGAGGGTAAAATTTCAGACAACCAAACTACTTCTGCTATTTCATTCCTCAAACCTCCTCCAGTTTCGAGCAAGCGTGTTAATCCAAAAGAACAATGAAGGAAGTCATGACTCAGGCAGCTAAAAATAATGGACGTATGTTGAAAGCAAGAGTGAATGATAGCCGAAAAAGGGAAGaggaaatatgacaaaaagtTGGAAATACAAAGCAGGCACCGATGGCCATGTGAGATGAAATTAGAGCGttcaaaattcaaattcaaGGAATAACCCTTAAAGACTTCTTTACCGTGTCTATAAATATCTTCGTATAATCTCCACCTGTGGTTAAAATTCAACGTTCAAGTTTCTCCTGATTGCTGACTCCTGATGTGAACAGTAAGACATGATCAGGCTTTGATGAGAAGCTCTTCTAGTTGCATGCTGCGATTTGATCCGTATATTCGATTAATAGTACGAGAGGTGATTGCGTTTGATGTACTTACAAATAATATTTGTGAGGATTAAATCATAAAAAGATGAGAAGTTTCCAAATGTCACATGGTGACCCCGCTTGTCACAGCCACTTTCTCATTTGCAGAAGAATACCTACAACCTTTTGATATTTCGGGGAATTAAATGCTCCTGATAAGCTGTCTGATTCAAtgtccaacaaaaaaaaaaaatcacacatgctggattgttttaagttttataaTGTCATAATAAAAAGCACATGGCTGCCTTCCTTTTCTTGGTCACTGGATGAAGttacgcattttttttttacattttcttcTTCGATGCTCTCATTTTACctgtgcaaatttgatgatattAAATTCATTTTTCTCCTTTTAAATGTGAAAAATGCCAAACTCGGTGATGACATAATGGATGCCGCTGGCTGTAATTCAAAGCTTCAGTCTGGACTCAGGCCACTCTAATCATCACATAACATGAGGGAAAAGAAGATTGGCAGAAAAATGCTGGGTGTTACTCTCAAATATGTTATGAGCTGCACAcgtgtacacacacagacacacaatacCGCATAGCAACCTGCAGACGGCATCGTGCCGACTTCCACACCTCCGGGACCACCATGATAAAGCAGCAGCATATTAAGAGATTCAAAAGAGGTCAGTGACTCTTCTGACCTGATTTCCTCAGGCAGCTCATAGCTTTAGGTTTGTGAATACCCCGCCCGCCACCTCGACTTTGGCTTTTCATCATAAATTCACTTGGCGCTCTTTGAGCCAATGAGCTGAGATTGCAGGGGGAAATTGTGTGCCCATGCGTGACTGGATCTTCAATGTCCGTGAGTGGTTTTGTTGTGTGCGCGCCTCTCGTCATTATGAAACTTAGCAAGCTGACGTCAACGTTAATGTGTGTACATACCGTGTGTAACAATGTACATGGAATTTGGaatgttgtaaatgattgcctgTATTTTTGGCTTCACGTGGGTGACCTAGTTTGGCTTTAGAAGTCCAgctttaaattgaaaacaacaacaacaataataaaaacaaaaacaacacaattgAGTATCTTCTTGGTTTGTGCTCTAACATTTGTGCACTATGGGTCCTTATTTAGAGATGCGTGTGCCAAACCAAATCATATTCAGTTAATTGATTTAAGCACAGGTGCTCAATTCGAACCTTGGTGGCAAAGGTCATGAAAAATAACCTACGTGGGATTTCTTAATTCTCACTTTtcccactccaaattgtcattATAGGGTGTTGGGTGCAGAATTATGAGATTAAATACCTGTATATATAGATTATTATTTGTTCTATTGGGAAATGAGACTTTCATATAAATGTGGAACAAGTAACTTGTAGCTTTATGCTGCCCCCTGCTGATGAATGCCATTGTTGATGCACTTTGATGCATTTAAAAagcacaaaaacacatttgtgttATGCCTATTTTATTTAAGAGCTAATTATTTTAATGTGCACACGTATAAGGTTGGGCTGTGTCCAATACTActttgaaaaatacaaaatgaggGGGCACCCGGATTTGAACCGGGGACCTCTTGATCTGCAGTCaaatgctctaccactgagctataccCCCATGCCGATGAGAACCCACagtatattttatataaacatAATATATCTGTTGAGGtagaaatttttttttacagtaataaaCCACCAAATAATCCTCAGCGATTACAAAAATAATGATAGGAAAAAAATCCCAGTCTGGTGCTAATATTCGTTAGAAAAATAGCTTGACGCATCATCCGTGACGTAATGCCGGTTATGGCGTCATGAAAATGCGACGCATTTCCATGTATTCAATCTAAAGTACAAGTCGCTTTCGAAATGGTAcgtcaattttgtttttgttgtcgttAATGTAAAGTGAAAATACAAATACTAATACTATTTATGTTTTAACATTTATGATATGTGGGGTTTTCCGTAGCCATAATCGCTGCAGTCCCCAATTGTGAATGTGATTAGTCATTGCAGCTAATGCTCGTTAGCTAGCGTTTAAATTCACATTGCTTCCCATAACATTTAAATATTTGTGTGCGGGTTTTTCCATAACATACTAACAAATGTATGAATATCAGAATTCTCGAGGTTTCCAGTCTCAGCTGACCGCCACCGTACCAGTGACTGGTTTGTGTCCACCGGGGGCATATGGCGTTCACGATACATTTCGCCATGGGTGAGTAAATATGCAGCAAATAGTGGTTTTATTAGATAATGCATATAAATTGATTGAAATCAGATTCATAATACGTATTCCATATATCTTGTCATTTAATGATTAGCTTCAACAATGTGAAGAATGAGATCATCCCTGCCCATACATTGGAGCTGtcggaaaaaaatgtaagtagATTGGGAAAAACTACAAACGCGGGATGGTGTTGATTTGATTTTCTAGTGACCTATGATGTGTTTGTGTCAAACAGTTCCAGTTGAACCAGGACAAGATGAATTTCTCAACCGTTCGAAACATCCAGGGTCTTCATGCTCCGCTTAAGCTGCAGATGGAGTATAGGGCAGCGAGACAGGTAACGTTGAGATGTTCCATTGCATCTATGTGGCTTCCTTATATCCGATGTTGCCCTTTGATTCATCTCTTGCTCCAGATCCAGCGTCTGCCGTTCTTACCGAGCTCCAACTTGGCGCTGGACACCCTCAGAGGCACTGATGAATCCATCGGCTTTGAGGACATCCTCAATGGTGACGTTCAAACTCATTCACGGAGTCGCATATTCATTGCTAACcagacatactttttttttttttttccagacccaACACAGAGTGAAATGATGGGCGAGCCGCACATGATGATGGAATGCAAGCTGGGGATGTTTTAGAAGATGACAGATTTGTGTTATTGTATGTTTCTTTGATTTGATGAAACTGTCGAGGTGACTAGCATAGCTTTTCTATTATTCCAAACAGGTTTGCAGTTTCAATAAATGTCACTAAAAATACCCATGCTATCATTGTTTTGATTCAACTCTGGGGATGGATATGTTTCGTGGCATATAAATCAACAGTTTTATTTTGAGTTTGTATCAATTAATTTCCTTAAGTCAAATGTATAACTGCTTCCCTTCAATAGATACAATACAGTACAATACAATCTTTATATAGCGCGTACACAACAAAGTAAAAAATTGCAAAGTGCAGCCACTGAGGATGGATTACAAGCAATGTCAAATCTAATTTAAATAGCAAGAAGCCGACAgtgactattttattttttttccaaaaggctAGTCAAGGTCGGCGGTGAGGGAGGGGAGAGAAGAAACGTAGAGGTTCTGTAACTCACTGTAGCAATCAATTGAAATCTCACCGCCATCGGACCAGCCGGGACACTAGCCTAGTGTAGTAGTATATAAATGGCATTACAGTAGTACTAGTTTAAGTACTGGTGACAATTTACCTGGATCTTGTTTTTCTTTAAGAAATGCATTCTATAATATACAGTTTTAATAATTCAAATTTGGTACAGTTCCATTATAATGTCCTATTGTAAACTAAATAAACTATACTTCAAGCATGAGGACTGGATTATCGAGAATTCTGGGTAACTGCATCACAATGAGGGATAAGAAACTGCCGGATATCCGGAAAACAGCGACACCAAAacggtcgttttttttttgtggtgtgcATCACAAAACGGTGCTCTTGGAGATGGCATTTCCGGTATAAACAGGAAGTGTCAAATGACCCTGAAGTGACAGTTTCCGGTGGGTGGCCAGAGGCAATGCTGGGCTGAATCTGCAAAACTggtaattattgttttttttttttatctcagtgtttttttttttttgtgcttatcGTGCGGCATATGTCTTTTATATGATAAGTGTGCGAGTGACTGTGTGTGGGTGTACGACACTTCAGGTAGGCGGTATATTAATGTTTTTAATTCTtatattaaaatattattttaactGTTTAGTGAtacgtgttttatttttacagttGCTCACGTTTACCGCTGCCTGCTGTAAATTGTAAAGGTCGATTAACctcttgaatcttttttttaataataaatattgtaAACTTCATTCTTCTTGTGTCATTTATTGACGGAGAACCTGCGTTATATTTTTTCTCATTACAATATCGTTGGTGAAAGAACAATTTTACAACTTCTCCGATTTTATAATAGTACTcccgttttttatttttctacatTTAAAGTCAATCGAAGTGACCTTATGACATACGTCATCCATGTTGTTCACCACAGCATCCGGTAGGTGACAGTATTGAGCCAAGTTCAATGACTAGATCAATTCATTTGATTCACTACAATAAACAGGTTTGAAGCAAACAAAAATTAATTCTTAGATGGTCACTGTCACGGGGGATTTAGTTGAGAGGTCCAAAGTTCCTTTTGACGTGTATCTTAAAGCAAAAAATATCTAATAATCCTGTTTTTGGAAAACACAGACATTCCCCCAGGGCCACCTTCAATGTATAGTCTGTCTCAGTCCagtcacaaaataaaaaaataaaacatcacttCAGAATGTAACagtctttatttatatagcacattTCACAACAATTGTGGCTATAACAAAGCACTTTGCATATACAATAATGATACAACTACAATAAATAAGAGATTTACAGTATAGACAGTACATATAAATATAAGGcctactgtatataaggtgtaATTTACATTTGACTCATTTCCGCCACGTTTTGTGTTCTAGCTGTGACGCCGGGAGAATTTGGCACATTAGACAGGCCACTGTCTTGTTTGTCAAAAGTGCTCCTTTTCCTCTTGCTGCGTGGTAATTGCTCTACAAATCACAATGACTGCTGCAGGGAGTGAAGAGGCAGCAGCAGGCCTCATTGGCGTTCACCATTTGGGAGTGGGTTGCCATGGCCACAGATCCACTTCAACTGGCTGAGAGTGGGATTAGTCTTAATTAACACTAATGATCAGCCGACTCACATGCAATTTATTGGATCGAGCCTAATGATTTCACTTTGTCATTTGTAACAGCCAATCAATACATTTCCCTTAAAGTGCTGTTAAGGTCAAATTTAAAGATTTTGGTCCataattttatttatacatATGGATGATGATCACAGAGTATTTTTATATAAAaactttttctatttatttagatTACACAATTTAACACATCTTCCCACACACCTTATAAAAGAAAGCCCCACCCACTCTGTCATAAAATGCCAAACACCCTCCTggcattttgcttttgtttccaCGCGCCATCTGCCACAAAACGGACGTAAGCATCATTTCGTAGATTAACAAAATGTCATCACCTGACTTCCGCTCTTTAGTTTTCCTCTATTGTCGACTGAGGGAGAAAATAGCATCAAATCCAAATTTTCTGCTCAACGTAAACTCAATATATAAAGACCCCCCTCTTCTTTCAATAGTGTCATTGCTGACCCTTATATAACCGaccactgagaaaaaaaaaaagcctttactTAAATCGAATGTTTATGCTTTTTCTCGTCGAGTTATGACTCCAATTTATGCTTCCCCAGCATGCGGCAAAAGAAAGAGATGTGGCGTGAAaccaaacacacttccaaatGGATTGCTTGCGTGTTAGCAGATATAGCGCAATAAGTGCTGAGTGAGTCCTTGTGTGTAAACACTCCCACAGTATGGAATAAAATACTGCCGTAAGTTCAGCGTGAGTGCCCGCTATATCTACAGTTAGTCGGCTCACACATATAGTGAAAAAACAATCTCATATTTCTCTCTATATATGATTGACACATTGCTATCACTCCAAGTTGAGCTCAGGCAAACATCTGACAGCTCCGTTGACATGG includes:
- the pomp gene encoding proteasome maturation protein, whose translation is MNSRGFQSQLTATVPVTGLCPPGAYGVHDTFRHGFNNVKNEIIPAHTLELSEKNFQLNQDKMNFSTVRNIQGLHAPLKLQMEYRAARQIQRLPFLPSSNLALDTLRGTDESIGFEDILNDPTQSEMMGEPHMMMECKLGMF